A window of Formosa sp. Hel1_31_208 contains these coding sequences:
- the lpxD gene encoding UDP-3-O-(3-hydroxymyristoyl)glucosamine N-acyltransferase yields MTSYSISEINDILKGELIGNTSQKIEGPEELQKANHNQITFIGSNKYLKYWDDSKACAALINENVNIEPGDNRAFIKVKNVDLAMAKILELFNPPAPVFDTNIHPTAVIHKTAKIGNDCKIGAHCYVGKDVVLGNGVVLYPNVCVFDETIIGDNTTVWSGTVIRERCIIGSHCIFHTNVSIGADGFGFRPSEDGRQLVKIPQIGNVIIGHYVEIGANSCVDRAKFSSTIVGDGCKIDNLVQIAHNSIMGRSCIMAGHSGLAGSVTLGDGVIIGGSASIKDHTTIHSGATVGAGSGVMNDVEAGKTVLGYPAQDARDMLKQWVSIRRLIKNQ; encoded by the coding sequence ATGACATCTTACTCGATAAGTGAAATTAACGACATTTTAAAAGGCGAATTAATTGGTAATACCAGCCAAAAAATTGAAGGACCTGAAGAACTACAAAAAGCAAACCATAATCAAATCACTTTTATTGGAAGCAATAAGTATTTAAAATATTGGGACGATTCAAAAGCCTGTGCTGCACTGATAAATGAGAATGTAAATATTGAACCTGGTGACAATCGTGCTTTTATTAAAGTAAAAAATGTCGATTTAGCAATGGCGAAAATATTGGAACTTTTTAATCCTCCAGCACCAGTTTTTGATACAAACATACACCCAACTGCCGTGATACATAAAACCGCAAAAATAGGCAACGATTGCAAAATTGGCGCACATTGTTATGTAGGTAAAGATGTTGTATTAGGAAACGGAGTTGTTTTATATCCTAATGTTTGTGTGTTTGATGAAACGATTATCGGTGATAATACTACGGTTTGGTCTGGAACTGTAATACGTGAACGATGTATTATAGGTAGCCATTGTATTTTTCATACTAATGTGAGTATCGGAGCTGATGGATTTGGATTTAGACCAAGTGAGGATGGCAGGCAACTCGTGAAGATACCACAAATAGGTAATGTGATCATTGGACATTACGTTGAAATTGGAGCAAATTCATGTGTTGATAGGGCTAAATTCAGCTCCACTATAGTTGGTGATGGTTGTAAAATTGACAACCTCGTACAAATTGCTCATAATAGCATTATGGGACGTTCTTGCATTATGGCAGGACATAGTGGACTAGCAGGCTCTGTTACTTTAGGTGATGGCGTTATTATTGGCGGAAGTGCCTCAATTAAAGACCATACAACTATACACTCTGGTGCTACCGTTGGTGCAGGTTCGGGAGTTATGAATGACGTGGAAGCGGGGAAAACTGTGTTAGGTTATCCTGCACAAGATGCGAGAGATATGCTAAAGCAATGGGTATCAATAAGAAGACTTATAAAAAATCAATAA
- a CDS encoding RidA family protein, with protein sequence MNTLTNVSNLLTLIVLFGLTITIQSCNQTEKVVEKEIIVKTEKPEYFLLRPEVEKAYGYSHAVKIGNDIKISGAVSMDNEGNPTAIGDLGEQMKNCYADLEKVLTHYGCTFDDVVVENIFTTNMPLFLENAAYRNSIYTKHFPTGSWLGVKELALPEFMIEIELEVHKSE encoded by the coding sequence ATGAATACATTAACAAACGTTTCAAATCTATTGACCTTAATAGTACTTTTCGGTTTAACTATTACAATTCAAAGTTGTAACCAAACTGAAAAAGTAGTAGAAAAAGAAATCATTGTTAAAACCGAAAAACCCGAATATTTCCTACTACGCCCTGAAGTCGAAAAAGCTTATGGCTATTCGCACGCCGTAAAAATCGGAAATGATATAAAAATTTCAGGCGCTGTCAGTATGGATAATGAAGGAAACCCAACCGCAATAGGAGATTTAGGAGAGCAAATGAAAAATTGTTATGCTGATTTAGAAAAAGTATTAACACATTATGGTTGTACATTTGATGATGTGGTGGTAGAAAATATTTTCACTACTAACATGCCATTATTTCTTGAAAACGCAGCATACCGAAATTCAATTTATACCAAACATTTTCCAACAGGTTCATGGCTTGGTGTTAAAGAATTGGCACTACCAGAATTTATGATAGAAATTGAACTCGAAGTACATAAATCTGAATAA
- a CDS encoding methyltransferase, with protein sequence MISNSEVKKPEPISIGKTHNIFNQGADVEPAIQALERGESVLVREFYNDGLSLLHDLHKYLKLNLPNTSYKEQHEYRSEYHRLSNLILLEIVDQQLCVKKSPSIGWLEKFYPENNHFFLTLPQIQGLNSAWQWYQNGISIPVLRNKVHPYYGTYFPTRFEHLVLFDNWLKHYKGLKKTAIEIGIGCGVLSLQMIQHQFQKVYATDINPNAIIGLTEFMGTTKLSRKIELDLGHLFGKWDNQTELIVFNPPWMPGAHDFSNIDDAIYYNKTLFTDFFAAAKTRLLPEGKLVLIFSNLAQITNVTQEHPIERELEEGNRFKLERCFKKSVSAASSKSKRDQYWRASEEVELWALTHI encoded by the coding sequence ATGATTTCTAATAGTGAAGTCAAGAAGCCAGAGCCGATCTCAATAGGCAAAACGCATAATATATTTAATCAAGGTGCAGACGTTGAGCCAGCGATTCAGGCGTTAGAACGCGGTGAATCGGTATTAGTTAGAGAATTTTATAATGATGGACTATCTCTTCTTCATGATTTACACAAATATCTAAAACTAAACTTACCTAATACATCTTATAAGGAGCAACACGAGTATCGTTCGGAGTACCACAGACTATCAAATTTAATTTTGTTAGAAATTGTTGATCAACAATTATGTGTAAAGAAATCTCCTAGCATTGGTTGGCTTGAGAAATTTTACCCAGAAAACAATCATTTCTTTTTGACCTTACCTCAAATACAAGGGTTGAATAGTGCCTGGCAATGGTATCAAAATGGAATTTCTATACCCGTGCTGCGCAACAAAGTACATCCTTACTACGGCACATATTTTCCAACGCGTTTTGAACATTTAGTACTTTTTGATAATTGGTTGAAGCATTATAAAGGATTAAAAAAAACAGCAATAGAAATTGGCATTGGGTGCGGTGTATTATCCTTGCAAATGATACAGCATCAATTCCAAAAGGTGTATGCAACAGATATAAATCCAAATGCCATTATTGGATTGACAGAGTTTATGGGTACAACGAAGCTTTCTCGAAAGATTGAACTGGATTTGGGACATCTCTTTGGAAAGTGGGACAATCAGACCGAATTGATTGTATTTAATCCGCCTTGGATGCCTGGAGCTCATGACTTCAGCAATATAGATGATGCTATCTATTACAATAAAACCTTATTTACAGATTTTTTTGCTGCGGCAAAAACAAGACTCTTACCAGAAGGGAAGCTTGTACTTATCTTCTCAAACTTAGCTCAAATCACCAACGTAACACAAGAACATCCTATTGAAAGAGAATTAGAAGAAGGAAACAGATTTAAATTAGAACGATGCTTTAAAAAATCTGTGAGTGCTGCTTCGAGTAAATCAAAACGAGACCAGTATTGGCGTGCTTCAGAAGAAGTTGAGCTTTGGGCACTAACTCATATTTAA
- a CDS encoding mechanosensitive ion channel family protein, with translation METLKKILEFELIAVGDSKIRVYTLVAVLVIILITKLIIWLIKKALFRKAKLKNFDKGNTYALFQIIKYVIWVISIGLILETIGIKITVLIAGSAALLVGIGLGLQQTFNDIISGLILLSEKSIKIDDVLQIDHDVVKIQSIGLRTSKGLNTDDISIIIPNSLITTNKVINWSHQTKKTRFKIDVGVAYGSNVDLVIKILEESAFEHPDVLDRDLTEARLVNFGNSSLDFQVLFFSKTIYRINKVKSDIRRNISQKFAENKISIPFPQMDLHLKSNYTEILKKDE, from the coding sequence ATGGAAACATTAAAAAAAATTTTAGAATTTGAGCTTATTGCCGTGGGGGATTCTAAGATACGGGTTTATACATTAGTGGCCGTTTTAGTAATTATTCTAATTACTAAATTAATAATTTGGTTAATCAAAAAGGCACTTTTCAGAAAAGCTAAATTGAAAAATTTTGACAAAGGTAATACGTATGCCCTATTTCAAATCATTAAATATGTTATATGGGTTATTTCAATTGGCCTAATTCTAGAAACCATTGGCATCAAAATAACTGTATTAATTGCTGGATCGGCTGCTTTACTCGTCGGAATTGGGTTGGGCTTACAGCAAACATTTAATGATATCATCTCTGGCTTAATACTACTTTCAGAAAAATCTATAAAAATTGATGATGTTTTACAAATAGATCATGACGTTGTGAAAATTCAAAGTATTGGGTTAAGAACATCTAAAGGTTTAAATACCGATGATATTTCCATTATAATTCCAAATTCCTTAATAACCACTAATAAAGTGATCAATTGGAGCCACCAGACCAAGAAAACTCGCTTTAAAATTGATGTTGGTGTTGCCTATGGTAGCAATGTAGATCTGGTGATAAAAATCCTTGAAGAAAGCGCATTTGAGCATCCAGATGTATTGGATAGGGATTTAACTGAAGCGCGATTAGTGAATTTCGGGAATTCATCCTTAGATTTTCAAGTATTGTTTTTTAGTAAAACAATCTATCGAATAAATAAAGTGAAGAGTGATATCAGAAGAAATATAAGTCAGAAATTTGCTGAAAACAAGATTTCTATTCCATTTCCACAAATGGATTTACACTTAAAATCAAATTATACAGAAATACTAAAAAAGGACGAATAA
- a CDS encoding acetolactate decarboxylase: MTTKQIVFTLLTITIVSCNTTTKPKTLQKNSDNKITIIGAMKNVMWKGELQGIIKLDTITNKRGLFGIGPESFLTGELLINNGQSYVSRVLSDSTMIVHKTFNVSAPFFVYGNVEEWQKLTLPNNIVTITDLEAFISKKTMTASHPFVFKLIGKVKKATIHVQNLPKGTKVASPQEAHQGQINYTLTNEPVEIIGFFSTEHQGIFTHHDSYMHMHLITKDESKMGHLDDVNFEEMTLYIPLQ; the protein is encoded by the coding sequence ATGACCACAAAACAAATAGTATTTACGTTATTGACTATAACTATAGTGTCTTGCAATACCACTACTAAACCGAAAACATTACAAAAAAACTCCGATAATAAGATCACTATTATTGGTGCTATGAAAAATGTAATGTGGAAAGGGGAACTCCAGGGTATAATTAAACTAGATACGATTACAAATAAAAGAGGCCTTTTTGGAATTGGTCCAGAGAGCTTTCTGACCGGTGAGCTATTGATAAATAACGGACAATCCTATGTGTCGAGAGTGTTATCCGATTCAACAATGATAGTTCATAAGACATTCAATGTGTCAGCTCCTTTCTTTGTATATGGCAACGTAGAAGAGTGGCAAAAATTAACCTTACCAAATAACATTGTCACCATTACTGACCTAGAAGCCTTTATTTCTAAAAAAACAATGACTGCCTCACATCCATTCGTTTTTAAACTCATCGGAAAAGTAAAAAAAGCAACCATTCATGTACAAAATCTACCAAAAGGGACAAAAGTAGCTTCACCTCAAGAAGCGCATCAAGGACAAATAAATTATACTTTGACCAATGAACCTGTGGAAATCATCGGTTTCTTTTCAACTGAACATCAAGGGATTTTTACTCATCATGATTCCTATATGCACATGCACCTCATTACCAAAGATGAAAGTAAAATGGGGCATTTAGACGACGTTAATTTTGAGGAAATGACTTTATACATCCCTCTACAGTAA
- a CDS encoding type IA DNA topoisomerase, translating into MKVCIAEKPSVAREIAQVLGANTKRDGYFEGNGYAVTYTFGHLCTLMEPNDYKPYWKSWDLNNLPMLPEKFKTKVVNNSGIQKQFNIVKSLFDKADLIINCGDAGQEGELIQRWVMDQANYKGKVQRLWISSLTTEAIKEGFENLKDAKSYDNLYYAGFSRAIGDWLLGMNATRLYTVKHGGYKQVLSVGRVQTPTLAMVVNRFKEIESFTPQPYWELQTLYRDTLFAYEEGRFLKMEDGEILANKVKEHEFEVVSITKKKGKEYAPKLFDLTGLQVYCNTKFGFSADDTLKIVQKLYEMKVVTYPRVDTTFLPTDIYSKVSGILQKLTNYSAITQLLLGKKIKKSAKVFNDKKVTDHHAIIPTGIQTNLQYNQQQVYDIIVKRFIAVFYPDCEVSNTTVIGKADDVNFKTTGKEILKEGWKVVFKFGKTPMSISSEKDTLPNFVKGERGAHEPSFLEKQTKPPNQFTEASLLRAMETAGKQIDDDELRDLMKENGIGRPSTRANIIETLFKRQYIIRNKKQILPTITGVTLIDTIQNELLKSAELTGRWEKQLKDIEKGEYSASRFINNMKQMVDELVYEVRSETKRANISQAAIVNQRQAKAKQKKVEGIASETCPKCKQGHLLKGKSAYGCSLYNKSCDFVLPFKIYEKKISEKQYIRLLQKGSTVNLKGFSSDHGITEGLLRFDKNFKLVLEQKKKSVTISKKKQTEQMSCPKCQKGTIIKGKTAYGCSGYKSGCDFRISFDIIRLKAKDQKLTKDLVYSILKGDI; encoded by the coding sequence ATGAAGGTCTGTATCGCCGAAAAACCTAGTGTGGCTCGAGAGATTGCTCAAGTACTTGGTGCCAATACCAAACGTGATGGCTATTTCGAGGGTAACGGCTATGCAGTCACTTATACCTTCGGGCATTTATGTACTTTAATGGAGCCAAATGATTACAAACCGTATTGGAAAAGTTGGGATTTAAACAACTTACCCATGCTTCCTGAAAAATTCAAAACTAAGGTGGTAAACAATTCAGGAATTCAAAAGCAATTCAATATCGTTAAATCACTATTTGATAAAGCTGATCTCATCATAAACTGCGGTGATGCTGGTCAGGAAGGAGAGCTCATTCAACGCTGGGTTATGGATCAGGCTAATTACAAAGGTAAAGTACAGCGATTATGGATTTCATCACTTACTACAGAAGCTATTAAAGAAGGTTTTGAAAATTTAAAAGATGCTAAATCTTACGATAATCTCTATTATGCAGGGTTTTCAAGAGCGATAGGAGACTGGCTTCTAGGTATGAACGCTACGCGCCTGTATACCGTAAAGCATGGAGGTTATAAACAAGTGCTTTCGGTAGGTCGCGTGCAAACACCAACTCTTGCCATGGTTGTGAATCGATTTAAGGAGATAGAAAGTTTTACACCACAACCATATTGGGAATTACAAACCTTATATCGTGATACACTCTTCGCGTATGAAGAAGGCCGTTTTTTAAAAATGGAAGATGGTGAAATTCTTGCCAATAAAGTAAAAGAACACGAATTTGAAGTGGTTTCTATCACCAAAAAGAAAGGTAAAGAATATGCGCCAAAACTCTTTGACCTTACGGGTTTACAAGTCTATTGCAATACAAAGTTCGGATTTTCGGCTGATGATACTTTAAAAATCGTTCAGAAGCTTTATGAAATGAAAGTAGTGACCTATCCAAGAGTAGATACTACTTTTTTGCCCACAGATATCTACTCCAAAGTATCAGGTATACTACAAAAATTAACCAATTATAGTGCGATAACTCAATTGCTTTTAGGAAAGAAAATCAAGAAATCGGCTAAAGTATTTAATGATAAAAAAGTAACCGATCACCATGCCATTATTCCTACTGGAATACAAACAAATCTTCAATATAATCAGCAACAGGTGTACGACATTATTGTTAAACGTTTTATTGCTGTGTTTTATCCAGATTGTGAGGTATCAAATACAACAGTTATCGGAAAGGCAGACGATGTTAACTTTAAAACTACTGGCAAAGAGATCTTAAAAGAAGGTTGGAAAGTCGTATTTAAATTTGGAAAAACACCAATGTCTATTTCTTCTGAAAAAGATACATTACCAAATTTTGTTAAAGGCGAACGAGGGGCACATGAACCATCATTTCTTGAAAAACAAACGAAACCACCAAATCAGTTTACTGAAGCCTCTCTCTTACGCGCTATGGAAACAGCAGGCAAGCAAATAGATGATGATGAGCTCCGTGATTTAATGAAAGAAAACGGTATTGGTAGACCTTCAACACGAGCCAATATAATTGAAACACTATTTAAACGTCAGTATATTATACGTAATAAAAAGCAAATACTTCCAACAATTACTGGGGTTACGTTGATTGATACTATTCAGAATGAGTTGCTGAAATCTGCTGAACTCACTGGACGTTGGGAAAAGCAACTGAAAGACATTGAAAAAGGGGAATACAGCGCTAGTAGATTTATTAACAATATGAAGCAAATGGTTGACGAATTGGTATATGAAGTGCGCAGTGAAACCAAACGCGCTAACATCTCACAAGCTGCAATAGTTAACCAACGACAAGCTAAAGCGAAACAAAAGAAAGTTGAAGGAATTGCATCAGAAACCTGTCCAAAATGTAAACAAGGACATCTATTGAAGGGTAAATCGGCATATGGTTGCAGTCTTTATAATAAAAGCTGTGACTTCGTTTTACCTTTTAAAATCTATGAAAAGAAAATTTCCGAGAAACAATATATACGGTTATTACAAAAAGGATCTACAGTAAATCTCAAAGGTTTTTCTTCAGACCATGGTATTACTGAAGGTTTATTGCGATTTGATAAAAACTTTAAGCTGGTACTAGAACAAAAGAAAAAAAGTGTGACTATTTCCAAAAAGAAACAGACAGAACAAATGAGCTGTCCCAAATGCCAAAAAGGAACTATTATTAAGGGCAAAACTGCTTATGGTTGCAGTGGGTATAAATCGGGTTGTGATTTCAGAATATCTTTCGATATCATACGCTTGAAAGCTAAAGACCAAAAGCTTACAAAAGATCTCGTTTATAGCATTCTTAAAGGTGATATATAA
- a CDS encoding pseudouridine synthase — translation MEHSHFKLFKPYGYLSQFQSNARHERNKKFLGELYDFPEGTMAIGRLDKDSEGLLLLTTDGKVSYKITGSTTDKEYYVQVDGEITEEAVKQLQQGVILSHNTESYTTKPCEAFVLDKVPNFPKRIKKIRDERHGKTTWVSITINEGKFRQVRKMTAQVGFPTLRLVRVRIGAITLNGLDMGSVKELRELY, via the coding sequence ATGGAACATTCACATTTCAAACTCTTCAAGCCTTATGGTTATTTAAGTCAGTTTCAAAGTAATGCTAGACATGAACGCAATAAAAAGTTTTTAGGAGAATTATACGATTTTCCTGAAGGAACGATGGCGATTGGGCGACTAGACAAAGACTCTGAAGGTCTACTTCTATTGACCACAGATGGCAAAGTGAGTTATAAGATTACAGGTTCAACCACCGATAAAGAATATTATGTTCAAGTGGATGGAGAGATTACCGAAGAGGCTGTAAAACAATTACAACAAGGTGTTATTCTTAGTCATAATACTGAAAGCTACACTACAAAACCATGTGAAGCTTTTGTACTTGATAAGGTTCCTAACTTTCCTAAACGTATAAAAAAAATACGTGATGAACGCCATGGAAAAACCACTTGGGTATCCATCACTATTAATGAAGGTAAGTTTAGACAAGTGCGCAAAATGACGGCTCAAGTAGGATTCCCAACACTACGATTAGTGCGTGTGCGTATAGGAGCTATAACGCTAAATGGTTTAGATATGGGATCTGTAAAAGAACTAAGGGAGCTCTATTAA
- a CDS encoding cold-shock protein, protein MGRSQQTFNKSEKEKKRLKKREDKRKKMESRKLEKEESGGAESIPFAYVDQFGNLTDTPPDPSDKIKVKAKNIVLGVPKKEDLDEDEYDPIRKGKVSFYDNSKGFGFIIDTEDQEKYFCHVSGLIDEIQENDKVQFELEKGQRGMNAVRVKLI, encoded by the coding sequence ATGGGTAGGTCGCAACAGACATTTAACAAAAGTGAAAAAGAAAAAAAACGTTTAAAGAAGCGCGAGGATAAGCGCAAAAAAATGGAATCACGTAAACTCGAAAAAGAGGAGAGTGGAGGTGCAGAAAGCATTCCGTTTGCTTACGTAGATCAGTTTGGTAATTTAACAGATACACCACCTGATCCATCAGATAAGATTAAAGTAAAAGCTAAAAACATCGTTCTAGGAGTTCCTAAGAAAGAAGATTTAGACGAGGATGAGTATGATCCAATTAGAAAAGGAAAAGTATCTTTCTATGATAATTCTAAAGGTTTTGGGTTCATTATTGATACAGAAGATCAAGAAAAATACTTTTGTCACGTGAGTGGTTTAATCGATGAGATTCAAGAAAATGATAAAGTACAATTTGAATTAGAAAAAGGGCAGCGAGGAATGAATGCGGTTCGTGTAAAACTAATTTAA
- a CDS encoding TetR/AcrR family transcriptional regulator, translating into MNTLLSSIKITINDKIYLKDPESSDLGKRIIEHSIKLIDEIGFESFTFKKLGIIIGSNESSIYRYFDSKHKLLLYLTSWYWAWLEYQLVFSTTNMSNSNLKLEKAVDILTKTIESDSTFAHIDEVSLNRVVINEYSKSYLTKEVDTENKEGYFSIYKRLIKRLHDMIIEVDKDYKFPHSLSSTIIEGALHQHFLKDHFKSLTDCNQKTQPSDYFKHLVFNALNTKIND; encoded by the coding sequence ATGAATACTTTACTATCAAGTATCAAGATTACAATAAATGATAAAATCTATTTGAAAGACCCGGAGTCTTCCGATCTTGGCAAGCGCATTATTGAACATAGCATCAAACTTATTGACGAAATTGGTTTTGAAAGCTTTACTTTTAAAAAGCTGGGAATTATAATTGGATCCAATGAAAGCTCGATTTATCGCTATTTCGATAGTAAACACAAACTGCTCCTCTATTTAACCTCTTGGTATTGGGCTTGGTTAGAGTATCAATTAGTGTTCTCGACAACCAATATGAGTAATTCTAATCTTAAACTTGAAAAAGCTGTAGATATTTTGACTAAAACTATAGAAAGCGATTCTACATTTGCTCACATTGATGAAGTGTCGTTAAATAGAGTGGTTATTAATGAATATTCAAAGTCGTATTTAACTAAGGAGGTGGACACTGAAAATAAAGAAGGCTACTTCTCTATATATAAACGTCTCATCAAGCGCTTACACGATATGATTATTGAAGTAGATAAGGACTATAAATTTCCTCACAGTTTATCAAGTACTATTATTGAAGGTGCCTTACACCAACACTTTTTAAAAGATCATTTTAAATCTTTAACAGACTGTAATCAAAAGACACAACCTTCAGACTATTTTAAACATTTAGTTTTTAATGCTTTAAACACCAAAATAAATGACTAA
- a CDS encoding peptidase domain-containing ABC transporter — MTKILTSWQRLIGLLKLEVKDIKQIFYYAIFAGVVNLSLPLGIQAIINLIQGAQISSSWIVLVVLVTIGVAFVGILQLMQMRIIENVQQKIFTRSSFEFAYRFPKIKMSELRQYYPPELANRFFDTLTVQKGLSKILIDFPAAILQIVFGLMLLSFYHPFFIIYGILLIILVYVVFKFSAQRGLTTSLSESEKKYKVAHWLQEIARSVLSFKLSGKTNLALEKNDVLTSNYLDARESHFRVLVQQFIKLIGFKVLVTAGLLIIGGFLVLNQQMNIGQFVAAEIIILLVISSVEKLILGLESFYDVLTSMEKLAQVVDRNIEPQEGDRLHDGDSKFKVELEHVCYSVPDKITPILSDISMIIEPKDRIMIYGSNGSGKSTLLKLISGINEPSKGSIYVNDIDLKGMRLNDYRALIGQSLPEESPFEGTIRENLTFGDDQITSEEINRVLEKTGLMAFVKSQPQGLRTILYPEGKKLSQTVSKKIILARSILKKPKLLLLKDPLEQFETHEALRIMDFLTDKNNPWALVIVSYNMDWKAKCTRVIKLENGKIELNQ, encoded by the coding sequence ATGACTAAAATTTTAACTTCTTGGCAGCGCTTAATTGGCCTCTTAAAATTAGAAGTAAAAGACATTAAGCAAATATTCTATTATGCCATTTTTGCCGGAGTTGTAAATCTGTCGCTCCCGCTAGGTATTCAGGCGATTATCAACCTTATTCAAGGGGCTCAAATTAGTAGCTCTTGGATTGTGTTAGTCGTTCTGGTCACTATTGGTGTGGCGTTTGTAGGTATATTACAGTTAATGCAAATGCGGATTATTGAAAACGTACAACAAAAAATATTCACAAGATCCTCCTTTGAATTTGCATACCGTTTTCCGAAGATAAAAATGAGTGAATTACGTCAATATTATCCGCCTGAATTAGCCAATCGTTTTTTTGATACGCTTACTGTTCAAAAAGGATTATCAAAAATATTAATTGATTTCCCTGCAGCAATTTTGCAGATTGTTTTCGGATTAATGCTTTTATCCTTCTATCACCCATTTTTTATCATCTATGGAATTTTACTTATTATTTTGGTTTATGTCGTATTTAAATTCTCTGCACAACGTGGGCTAACGACGAGTCTTAGTGAATCAGAAAAAAAGTATAAAGTTGCTCATTGGCTGCAAGAAATTGCGCGCTCGGTATTAAGTTTTAAACTTTCTGGAAAAACCAATTTAGCACTCGAGAAGAATGATGTCTTAACCTCAAATTATCTGGATGCTAGAGAAAGCCATTTTAGAGTATTAGTTCAACAGTTCATAAAACTTATTGGATTTAAAGTCCTAGTCACAGCTGGTTTGTTAATTATTGGCGGGTTTTTAGTACTAAACCAACAAATGAACATTGGTCAGTTTGTTGCTGCCGAAATCATCATATTATTGGTGATTAGTTCCGTAGAAAAGTTAATCTTGGGTTTAGAGTCTTTTTACGATGTCCTAACTTCTATGGAAAAATTAGCACAAGTCGTCGATCGTAACATAGAGCCACAAGAAGGTGATCGTTTACATGATGGTGATTCTAAATTTAAGGTAGAATTAGAACATGTATGTTATTCGGTTCCAGATAAAATTACTCCAATTCTATCCGACATTTCTATGATTATAGAGCCTAAAGATCGCATCATGATTTATGGATCAAATGGTTCTGGAAAATCAACACTTTTAAAACTAATCTCTGGAATTAATGAACCCTCAAAAGGATCTATTTACGTGAATGACATCGACCTTAAAGGCATGAGGCTCAATGACTACAGAGCACTTATCGGACAATCATTACCTGAGGAGTCTCCTTTTGAAGGCACGATTAGAGAAAACCTCACTTTTGGTGATGACCAAATTACAAGTGAGGAAATCAATAGAGTTCTTGAAAAAACAGGATTAATGGCTTTTGTAAAGTCACAGCCTCAAGGACTTAGAACGATTCTCTATCCAGAAGGCAAAAAACTATCACAAACGGTATCTAAGAAAATTATTTTGGCAAGAAGTATCCTTAAAAAACCAAAACTATTATTACTAAAAGACCCATTGGAGCAATTTGAAACGCACGAAGCCTTGCGTATTATGGATTTTTTAACAGATAAGAACAACCCTTGGGCATTAGTTATTGTGAGCTACAATATGGATTGGAAAGCGAAATGTACGAGAGTGATCAAACTAGAAAACGGTAAAATTGAATTAAATCAGTAA